The following coding sequences lie in one Aspergillus luchuensis IFO 4308 DNA, chromosome 8, nearly complete sequence genomic window:
- a CDS encoding uncharacterized protein (COG:S;~EggNog:ENOG410Q2HD;~TransMembrane:7 (o16-34i46-66o86-112i124-146o180-198i205-223o254-273i)) — protein sequence MGSSITNPSGLALERGMWAAVAIATFILILRIIAKIKIRNFRIDDVLMIIAWALTLASTVILTLSVQNGFGTNLTKLPFHNTSKVLKYISFEVLLVTLSTGIARSSFVLYLLAILGGKKKYCVALWIVMLLQLSANIVSAVLPLSICRNARVLWDPTVKTTCGSSVAVVNFSYFSSTVNSATDLFLAVFPTIIFWNLNLKLRIKVSLIILLSLGIVAMVASIIKTTKLKEVPSITNLGAGGAVELIRWGFSENLIIIITSSVPCIRPLLISSVRKLSSAARSRSYELSGPLSGQKGTAKNGTFQSHAQEQPSTDNRDDCDSIEQILKDSYHSGSMVESGRGIKKQVEISVVSNQKGSRWGSDRTSRS from the exons ATGGGTTCCAGCATAACCAACCCTTCCGGACTGGCCCTGGAAAGGGGCATGTGGGCTGCAGTTGCAATAGCCACCTTTATTCTCATTCTCCGAATCATTGCAAAGATCAAGATTCGCAACTTTCGCATTGACGATGTGTTGATGATCATAGCCTGG GCACTGACACTCGCATCCACGGTCATCTTGACGCTTTCTGTCCAAAATGGCTTCGGCACGAATCTCACCAAACTCCCGTTCCATAACACTTCGAAGGTGCTGAAATACATATCCTTCGAGGTACTTCTGGTCACCCTCAGCACCGGCATCGCCCGCTCATCATTTGTCCTCTACCTGTTGGCTATCCTCggtggaaagaagaagtattgTGTCGCATTATGGATTGTCATGTTGCTGCAGCTCAGCGCCAACATCGTTTCTGCGGTGCTGCCACTTTCCATCTGCCGCAACGCTCGGGTTCTTTGGGATCCGACCGTGAAGACAACATGTGGTAGTAGTGTCGCGGTGGTCAACTTTTCTTACTTTTCGTCAA CCGTCAACTCTGCTACTGATCTCTTCCTGGCGGTGTTCCCCACGATTATTTTCTGGAACCTAAACTTGAAGCTGCGGATCAAAGTCAGTTTGATTATCCTGCTTAGTCTCGGAATAGT TGCTATGGTCGCCTCGATCATCAAGACCACCAAACTCAAGGAAGTCCCCAGCATCACGAACCTCGGTGCCGGCGGTGCGGTCGAGTTGATTCGCTGGGGTTTCTCAGAGAACCtgatcattatcatcacCTCCTCTGTGCCCTGCATCCGACCTCTACTTATCTCGTCTGTGAGAAAGCTTTCAAGTGCGGCGCGTTCTCGCTCCTACGAACTCAGTGGTCCGCTCTCAGGTCAGAAAGGAACCGCGAAGAACGGCACCTTCCAGTCTCATGCGCAGGAGCAGCCCAGTACGGACAACCGCGATGACTGCGACAGTATCGAGCAGATCCTTAAGGATAGCTACCATTCGGGGTCGATGGTGGAGTCCGGGCGGGGGATCAAGAAGCAGGTTGAGATCTCGGTGGTATCCAACCAAAAGGGCAGCCGCTGGGGTAGTGACCGGACCAGCCGCTCATAG